One window of Ralstonia pickettii DTP0602 genomic DNA carries:
- a CDS encoding aspartyl/asparaginyl beta-hydroxylase AspH (K12979: lpxO; beta-hydroxylase [EC:1.14.11.-]) gives MIKWIIVAGYLGAILYVHFRGKVRLRIWRQLLDHSALVAPINCFMYAFSGVPRTPYIPVEKFPDLEKLRAAWPEIRDEGLALAAMRKIKAAEKNDDAGFNSFFKYGWKRFYLKWYEAQHPSAEVLCPKTVALLRELPTVKAAMFAELPPGGKLNPHRDPFAGSLRYHLGLATPNDDRCYIEVDGERHSWRDGEGVVFDETYLHWAENRSDANRLILFCDIERPMRYGWATKFNHWMGRKVMTAASSPNDEHDQTGMINRLFRFVWLGGQYRRRFKAWNRKAYYVAKFGLIVVGVALIVYL, from the coding sequence GTGATCAAGTGGATAATCGTCGCGGGCTACCTCGGTGCCATCCTGTATGTGCACTTCCGCGGCAAGGTGCGCCTGCGCATCTGGCGCCAGCTGCTGGACCATTCGGCGCTGGTCGCGCCGATCAACTGCTTTATGTACGCGTTCTCGGGCGTGCCGCGCACCCCGTATATTCCGGTCGAAAAATTCCCCGACCTGGAAAAGCTGCGCGCCGCCTGGCCTGAAATCCGCGACGAAGGCCTGGCGCTGGCCGCGATGCGCAAGATCAAGGCCGCGGAAAAGAACGACGATGCCGGCTTCAATTCCTTCTTCAAGTACGGCTGGAAGCGCTTCTATCTGAAGTGGTACGAAGCCCAGCACCCGTCGGCCGAAGTGCTGTGCCCCAAGACGGTTGCGCTGCTGCGCGAACTGCCGACCGTGAAGGCCGCGATGTTCGCCGAGCTGCCGCCGGGCGGCAAGCTCAACCCGCACCGCGACCCGTTCGCCGGTTCGCTGCGCTACCACCTGGGCCTGGCCACGCCCAACGACGACCGTTGCTATATCGAGGTCGACGGCGAGCGCCACAGCTGGCGCGACGGCGAAGGCGTGGTGTTCGACGAAACCTACCTGCACTGGGCCGAGAACCGCAGCGACGCCAACCGGCTGATCCTGTTTTGCGATATCGAGCGTCCGATGCGCTATGGCTGGGCGACAAAGTTCAACCACTGGATGGGCCGCAAGGTCATGACCGCGGCCAGCTCGCCTAACGACGAGCATGACCAGACCGGCATGATCAACCGGCTGTTCCGCTTCGTCTGGCTGGGCGGGCAATACCGGCGGCGCTTCAAGGCCTGGAACCGCAAGGCCTACTACGTGGCCAAGTTCGGGCTGATCGTGGTGGGCGTGGCGTTGATCGTCTACCTGTAA
- a CDS encoding PAS sensor protein: MSSASAASPAGNTGNLGDHPDDYPTLFQLAPVSLWLEDFSAVRRHFERLRSEGVTDLRAWLRADPQQVARCSALIRVIAVNQRTLDLFRAADLDDLVANLDTVFRDDMFDQHVEELGQLWDGGKRFASQTVNYTLDGERLDIRLEATVMPGHEDTWERVLLSVEDITARVRTERELRHSEQYALGVFEHSPVSLWVEDFSAVKMLLDEVRAAGITDFRTFLNVHPDFVSRCMQEIRVLDVNQQTLLMFGAESKQILLSRLGDVFRDDMRIHFAEQLIDLWHEKLWQQREVINYALDGRAVDVFMQWSVFPGREADWDQVLVSLTDITARKKAEAYVEFLGKHDVLTKLYNRAYYEDELARLGRKGPWPVSVVAVDLNGLKVVNDQFGHADGDGLLRRTGEVLKKAVGEQACVARIGGDEFMILLPGRDERGAATVVEQIDKVVELNNQFYPGARLSFSIGHATCVQGDRLSDAVKLADSRMYDAKRAYYETPGNERQRD; the protein is encoded by the coding sequence TTGAGCAGTGCATCCGCGGCGTCGCCCGCCGGCAATACCGGCAACCTTGGCGATCACCCAGACGACTACCCGACCCTGTTCCAGCTCGCACCGGTATCGCTGTGGCTGGAAGACTTCAGCGCCGTGCGCCGGCACTTCGAGCGGTTGCGCAGCGAAGGCGTTACCGACCTGCGCGCGTGGCTGCGCGCCGACCCGCAGCAGGTGGCGCGGTGCTCTGCGCTGATCCGCGTGATCGCCGTCAACCAGCGCACGCTCGACCTGTTCCGCGCGGCCGATCTCGACGACCTGGTGGCCAACCTCGACACCGTGTTCCGCGACGACATGTTCGACCAGCACGTGGAAGAACTCGGCCAGCTGTGGGATGGCGGCAAGCGCTTTGCCAGCCAGACCGTCAACTACACGCTCGACGGCGAGCGGCTCGATATCCGGCTGGAGGCCACGGTGATGCCTGGCCATGAAGACACCTGGGAACGCGTGCTGCTGTCGGTCGAGGACATCACCGCGCGCGTGCGCACCGAGCGCGAACTGCGCCACAGCGAGCAATATGCGCTCGGAGTGTTCGAGCATTCACCGGTGTCGTTGTGGGTGGAGGACTTCAGCGCGGTCAAGATGTTGCTGGATGAGGTGCGCGCCGCCGGCATCACCGACTTCCGCACCTTCCTCAACGTGCATCCGGATTTTGTCTCGCGCTGCATGCAGGAGATCCGCGTGCTCGACGTCAACCAGCAGACGCTGCTGATGTTCGGCGCGGAATCGAAGCAGATCCTGCTGTCGCGGCTGGGCGACGTGTTCCGCGACGACATGCGCATCCACTTTGCCGAGCAGCTGATCGACCTCTGGCATGAAAAGCTGTGGCAGCAGCGCGAGGTCATCAACTACGCGCTGGACGGCCGCGCGGTGGATGTCTTCATGCAATGGTCGGTGTTTCCGGGGCGCGAAGCGGACTGGGACCAGGTGCTGGTGTCGCTGACCGACATCACCGCGCGCAAGAAGGCCGAGGCCTATGTTGAGTTCCTGGGCAAGCACGACGTGCTGACCAAGCTCTACAACCGCGCCTACTACGAAGACGAACTGGCACGGCTGGGCCGCAAGGGCCCTTGGCCGGTCAGCGTGGTGGCGGTGGACCTGAACGGGCTGAAGGTGGTCAACGACCAGTTCGGCCACGCCGACGGCGACGGACTGCTGCGCCGCACCGGTGAGGTGCTGAAGAAGGCCGTGGGCGAGCAGGCCTGCGTGGCCCGCATCGGTGGTGACGAGTTCATGATCCTGCTGCCGGGGCGCGACGAGCGCGGCGCCGCCACCGTGGTCGAACAGATCGACAAGGTGGTGGAACTGAACAACCAGTTCTATCCGGGCGCGCGGCTGAGCTTCTCCATCGGCCACGCCACCTGCGTGCAGGGCGACCGCCTCAGCGACGCCGTCAAGCTGGCGGACAGCCGCATGTACGACGCCAAGCGCGCCTACTACGAGACGCCGGGCAACGAGCGGCAGCGCGACTGA
- a CDS encoding DNA-directed RNA polymerase subunit omega (K03060: rpoZ; DNA-directed RNA polymerase subunit omega [EC:2.7.7.6]) — translation MARITVEDCLKHIPNRFELALAATYRARQLVQGHTPKVEAKDKPTVVALREIASGQVGIEMLKKVPT, via the coding sequence ATGGCGCGTATTACCGTCGAAGATTGTCTGAAACACATTCCGAACCGTTTCGAGCTCGCGCTGGCGGCCACGTATCGTGCGCGCCAGCTGGTGCAGGGCCACACGCCCAAGGTCGAAGCGAAGGACAAGCCGACCGTGGTGGCACTGCGCGAGATCGCGTCGGGCCAGGTCGGCATCGAGATGCTGAAAAAGGTCCCGACCTGA
- a CDS encoding DNA-binding protein (K00375: K00375; GntR family transcriptional regulator / MocR family aminotransferase) — protein MELHLALDQASDLTAQIVHQIRDAIQAGRLEAGARMPPTRLLCTQLGVARKTVTTAYERLVAEGWLHARVGDGTYVAEGLARPPVLLAAAPVLPPAVQRWMAVETPFLGPAGAARYAFQPGQSDTARFPHEAWSRCVRAALAAERQRPAGPADPAGEMALRQAIARHIAFTRGVQSAPTDILVSGGSQQGIDLMARLVLGPGAVVAIEDPGYPMARALFQGMGARVVPVPVDGEGLVVAALPNDATLVYVTPSHQSPLGVPMSLARRQALLDWAARCHAVILEDDYDSEFRYGGQALDALQTLDRHGCVVYLGTFSKTLVANLRGGYMVVPPWLMPAARKVKHLMDWYTPTLIQQALARFLAEGHLLRHIRRSHVRHTQRRARLLARLHGDLSPWLEPLPAIAGFHLAARLRVPVATETLVSMARLADLELATLDPFYAQQPATCAGLLLGFGAIDLLAIDPALDRLAMVLSALAPLPPHAA, from the coding sequence ATGGAACTGCACCTCGCCCTGGACCAGGCCAGCGACCTGACCGCGCAGATCGTCCACCAGATCCGCGACGCGATCCAGGCCGGTCGCCTGGAAGCCGGAGCGCGCATGCCGCCCACGCGCCTGCTCTGCACCCAACTGGGCGTGGCGCGCAAGACCGTGACCACCGCCTATGAGCGCCTGGTCGCCGAAGGCTGGCTGCATGCCCGCGTCGGTGACGGCACCTATGTGGCCGAAGGGCTGGCCCGGCCGCCCGTGCTCTTGGCGGCGGCGCCGGTGCTGCCGCCCGCGGTGCAGCGCTGGATGGCGGTGGAAACGCCCTTTCTCGGCCCGGCGGGCGCGGCGCGCTATGCCTTCCAGCCCGGCCAATCCGATACCGCGCGCTTTCCGCACGAGGCGTGGTCGCGCTGCGTACGCGCGGCACTGGCCGCCGAGCGGCAACGTCCGGCCGGCCCGGCCGATCCCGCCGGCGAGATGGCGTTGCGGCAGGCCATCGCCCGCCATATCGCCTTCACCCGCGGAGTGCAGAGCGCACCCACCGATATCCTGGTCAGCGGTGGCTCGCAGCAGGGCATCGACCTGATGGCCAGGCTGGTGCTCGGACCGGGCGCGGTGGTGGCGATCGAAGATCCGGGTTATCCGATGGCGCGTGCGCTGTTCCAGGGAATGGGCGCACGCGTGGTGCCGGTGCCGGTCGACGGCGAAGGGCTGGTGGTGGCGGCGCTGCCGAACGACGCCACGCTGGTCTACGTCACGCCCTCGCACCAGTCGCCGCTGGGCGTGCCGATGAGCCTGGCGCGGCGGCAGGCGCTGCTGGACTGGGCCGCGCGCTGTCATGCGGTGATCCTGGAAGACGACTACGACAGCGAATTCCGCTACGGCGGGCAGGCGCTCGACGCGCTGCAGACGCTGGACCGGCACGGCTGCGTGGTCTACCTCGGCACCTTCTCGAAAACGCTGGTGGCCAATCTGCGCGGCGGCTACATGGTGGTACCGCCGTGGTTGATGCCGGCGGCGCGCAAGGTCAAGCACCTGATGGACTGGTACACGCCGACGCTGATCCAGCAGGCGCTGGCGCGCTTCCTGGCCGAGGGACACCTGCTGCGCCATATCCGGCGCTCGCATGTGCGCCACACGCAGCGGCGCGCGCGCTTGCTGGCGCGACTGCATGGCGACCTGTCGCCGTGGCTGGAGCCGCTGCCGGCGATCGCTGGCTTCCACCTGGCGGCGCGGCTGCGCGTGCCGGTGGCGACCGAAACGCTGGTGTCGATGGCGCGGCTGGCTGACCTGGAGCTCGCCACGCTCGACCCGTTCTATGCACAGCAGCCCGCCACCTGCGCAGGCCTGTTGCTGGGCTTCGGCGCGATCGATCTGCTCGCTATCGACCCCGCACTGGACCGGCTGGCAATGGTACTCTCTGCGCTGGCACCGTTACCGCCACATGCCGCGTGA
- a CDS encoding transcription elongation factor GreB (K04760: greB; transcription elongation factor GreB), giving the protein MNKAFVKESSGDEDDDLPEGATPLPPGTKNYITAGGYNRLRNELMQLIDVDRPDVVQIVSWAASNGDRSENGDYLYGKKRLREIDRRIRFLTRRLDKAEVVDPSLQGDNDQIFFGATVTYVNRAGEETTITIVGMDEVDLDSNHVSWISPIAKALIKAREGDTVALRTPAGVEQIDILEVRYPTPRGAE; this is encoded by the coding sequence ATGAACAAGGCATTTGTCAAAGAGTCGTCTGGCGACGAGGACGACGACCTCCCCGAAGGCGCAACGCCGCTACCTCCCGGCACCAAGAACTACATCACCGCCGGAGGCTACAACCGCCTGCGCAATGAATTGATGCAGCTGATCGACGTCGACCGGCCCGATGTGGTGCAGATCGTGTCGTGGGCGGCATCCAATGGCGACCGCTCCGAGAACGGCGACTACCTGTACGGCAAGAAGCGTCTGCGCGAAATCGACCGCCGCATCCGCTTCCTGACGCGCCGACTGGACAAGGCCGAGGTGGTCGACCCGTCCCTGCAGGGCGACAACGACCAGATCTTTTTCGGCGCCACCGTCACCTATGTCAATCGCGCCGGCGAAGAAACCACCATCACCATTGTCGGCATGGATGAAGTCGACCTGGACAGCAACCACGTAAGCTGGATCTCGCCGATCGCCAAGGCACTGATCAAGGCGCGCGAAGGCGACACCGTGGCGTTGCGCACGCCTGCCGGGGTCGAGCAGATCGATATCCTGGAAGTCCGCTACCCGACGCCGCGCGGCGCCGAGTAA
- a CDS encoding guanosine-3',5'-bis(diphosphate) 3'-pyrophosphohydrolase (K00951: relA; GTP pyrophosphokinase [EC:2.7.6.5]) has protein sequence MPSPHPPSKPPTQPSPTAVVPAHPRGEAHGDAVPPTARKRTIPGQSSVNARTGAPNLPDPLGDDVVGERAVALAPAKARGAAVQDELAAVQQTTQPAADSLFIDAVLAQSYRHFFGPTSQPAVPPRQQVISITRLMEKLAYLKAPDLARVREAFQFSDEAHLGQYRQSGEPYITHPVAVAELCADWKLDVQSIMAALLHDVMEDQGITKSELAEKFGPKVAELVDGLTKLDKLEFQSREQAQAESFRKMLLAMARDVRVILVKLADRTHNMRTLDFVPPEKRRRIAVETMEIYAPIAHRLGLNTIYRELQELSFKVGSPFRYATLEKAVKAARGNRREVVRRILEAAQKALADAGIVAELSGREKTLYSIYRKMHDKQLSFSQVLDVYGFRVVVETQMHCYMAMGALHGLYKPMPGKFKDYIAIPKINGYQSLHTTLVGPFGTPVEFQIRTRDMHQIAEAGVAAHWMYKHQADHANDIQQQAHQWLQSLLDIQSQTGDSQEFLEHVKIDLFPDAVYVFTPKGHIRALPRGATALDFAYAVHSDLGNQCVAVKINNELLPLRTELKSGDIVEVVTAPYSKPNPAWLSFVRTGKARAAIRHYLKTTKLDEAIQLGERLLEQSARQLGIELKAVPQSVWDRMIQWTGNKHREDIFADLALGRRVPAVVAKRMEILLQELSGDVDSALLAAVQTFAGEEAPAVPITGDEGMSMIFSACCRPIPGDSIVGYLGKGEGLQIHVQDCRIAKRLHSKDPEHWIDVMWAKKTTRAFDVSIKVMVRNVKGIVARVAADLTAADANVAHVAMEQQDGSHQEATYMQFLIQVQNRLHLANVMRGLRRNPDVIRIFRDRNDGG, from the coding sequence ATGCCTTCGCCCCATCCGCCCTCCAAGCCTCCCACCCAGCCGTCGCCGACAGCCGTGGTGCCTGCGCACCCGCGCGGGGAGGCGCATGGGGATGCGGTTCCGCCCACGGCGCGTAAGCGCACCATTCCGGGCCAGTCTTCCGTGAACGCGCGCACCGGCGCTCCCAATCTGCCCGATCCGCTCGGCGACGATGTCGTCGGCGAACGCGCCGTCGCGCTGGCGCCGGCCAAGGCCAGGGGCGCCGCCGTGCAGGACGAACTGGCCGCGGTGCAGCAGACGACGCAGCCGGCGGCGGACAGTCTGTTTATCGATGCAGTGCTGGCGCAGTCATACCGGCACTTCTTCGGCCCGACCTCGCAGCCGGCGGTACCGCCGCGCCAGCAGGTCATTTCCATCACCCGGCTGATGGAAAAGCTCGCGTACCTGAAGGCGCCCGACCTGGCGCGGGTGCGCGAAGCCTTCCAGTTTTCCGACGAGGCCCACCTCGGCCAGTACCGCCAGAGCGGCGAGCCCTACATCACCCATCCGGTGGCGGTGGCCGAGTTGTGCGCGGACTGGAAGCTGGACGTCCAGTCCATCATGGCGGCGCTGCTGCACGACGTGATGGAAGACCAGGGCATCACCAAGAGCGAGCTGGCCGAGAAATTCGGTCCCAAGGTCGCCGAACTGGTCGATGGCCTGACCAAGCTGGACAAGCTCGAATTCCAGAGCCGCGAGCAGGCGCAGGCGGAGAGCTTCCGCAAGATGCTGCTGGCGATGGCGCGCGACGTGCGCGTGATCCTGGTGAAACTGGCCGACCGTACGCACAACATGCGCACGCTCGACTTCGTGCCGCCGGAGAAGCGCCGCCGCATCGCGGTGGAGACCATGGAGATCTATGCGCCGATCGCGCATCGTCTCGGTCTGAACACGATCTACCGCGAACTGCAGGAACTGTCGTTCAAGGTCGGCTCGCCGTTCCGCTATGCCACGCTGGAAAAAGCCGTCAAGGCCGCACGCGGCAACCGGCGCGAGGTAGTCAGGCGCATCCTGGAGGCCGCGCAGAAGGCGCTGGCCGACGCCGGCATCGTGGCCGAACTGTCTGGCCGCGAGAAGACGCTCTACAGCATCTACCGCAAGATGCACGACAAGCAGCTGTCGTTCTCGCAGGTGCTCGACGTGTACGGTTTCCGCGTGGTGGTGGAAACGCAGATGCACTGCTACATGGCGATGGGCGCGCTGCACGGGCTGTACAAGCCCATGCCTGGCAAGTTCAAGGACTACATCGCCATCCCCAAGATCAACGGCTACCAGTCGCTGCACACCACGCTGGTGGGCCCGTTCGGCACGCCGGTGGAGTTCCAGATCCGCACGCGCGACATGCACCAGATCGCCGAGGCGGGGGTGGCCGCGCACTGGATGTACAAGCACCAGGCCGATCACGCCAACGATATCCAGCAGCAGGCGCACCAGTGGCTGCAGTCGCTGCTCGATATCCAGAGCCAGACCGGCGATTCGCAGGAGTTCCTGGAGCACGTCAAGATCGACCTGTTCCCGGACGCGGTCTACGTGTTCACGCCCAAGGGCCATATCCGCGCGCTGCCGCGCGGCGCCACCGCGCTGGACTTTGCCTACGCGGTGCACAGCGACCTGGGCAACCAGTGCGTCGCGGTCAAGATCAACAATGAGCTGCTGCCGCTGCGCACCGAGCTCAAGAGCGGCGATATCGTCGAGGTGGTGACGGCGCCGTACTCCAAGCCCAATCCGGCTTGGCTGTCGTTCGTGCGCACCGGCAAGGCGCGCGCGGCGATCCGCCACTACCTGAAGACCACCAAGCTCGACGAGGCCATCCAGCTCGGCGAGCGCCTGCTGGAACAGTCCGCGCGCCAGCTCGGCATCGAGCTGAAGGCCGTGCCGCAGTCGGTGTGGGACCGCATGATCCAGTGGACCGGCAACAAGCACCGCGAAGACATCTTCGCCGACCTAGCGCTGGGCCGACGCGTGCCTGCGGTGGTGGCCAAGCGCATGGAGATCCTGCTGCAGGAGCTGTCCGGCGACGTCGACAGCGCGCTGCTGGCGGCGGTGCAGACCTTTGCCGGCGAAGAAGCGCCGGCGGTGCCGATCACCGGCGACGAAGGCATGTCGATGATCTTCTCGGCGTGCTGTCGCCCGATCCCCGGCGACTCCATCGTTGGCTACCTGGGCAAGGGCGAAGGGCTGCAGATCCATGTGCAGGATTGCAGGATCGCCAAGCGCCTGCACAGCAAGGATCCTGAGCACTGGATCGACGTGATGTGGGCCAAGAAGACCACGCGCGCCTTCGATGTGTCGATCAAGGTGATGGTGCGCAACGTCAAGGGCATCGTCGCGCGCGTCGCGGCGGACCTGACCGCCGCCGACGCCAACGTCGCGCACGTGGCGATGGAGCAGCAGGACGGCAGCCACCAGGAAGCCACGTACATGCAGTTCCTCATTCAGGTGCAGAACCGCCTGCACCTTGCCAACGTGATGCGCGGGCTGCGCCGCAACCCCGACGTCATCCGCATCTTCCGCGACCGCAACGACGGCGGCTGA
- a CDS encoding 2-aminoadipate aminotransferase, giving the protein MDSAPLYRQVAGHYRRAIESGTLTAGDRMPSVRALMALHSVSLSTALQACRQLESDGLLEARPRSGYFVAAPQRSPLAALAEPAAALPDPAQYVGIHQRISGLLARGQHQHVHTNLGGAYCAPSLYPTEALRSAAARALRRHPMLFGEAVEPDGYHPLRAALARQALRSRVQLAPEEIVITNGCTEALNLALRAVAGPGDVIAVESPTYYGLLQILESLGMRALEIPCSPQTGISLEALELAAQHYDNIRAVAVVPNLQNPLGCIMPDANKARLVQWCEARGIALIEDDCFSATADGDTPPAAAKAWDESGNVIHCASLHKVLAPGMRLGWIAAGKWQARVEMLKFGLSRPNEMLSQMAAADFLASGAHDRHLRRLRTRLQAQREWFAQAVAASFPAGTRLGAPRGGMHLWVEMPAQVSSEAVFDEALAAGIRVMPGVMFSNAGRFDHCLRINCGTPRSTQIERALGTLASVVQRLAG; this is encoded by the coding sequence ATGGATTCCGCCCCGCTCTACCGCCAGGTTGCCGGCCACTATCGCCGCGCCATCGAATCCGGCACGCTCACCGCCGGCGACCGCATGCCGTCCGTGCGCGCGCTGATGGCGCTGCATAGCGTCAGCCTGTCCACCGCGCTGCAGGCCTGCCGGCAACTTGAGAGCGACGGCTTGCTGGAAGCGCGGCCGCGCTCGGGCTATTTCGTCGCGGCGCCGCAGCGTTCGCCGCTGGCGGCGCTGGCCGAGCCGGCGGCGGCCTTGCCCGATCCGGCGCAGTACGTCGGCATCCACCAGCGCATTTCCGGATTGCTGGCGCGCGGCCAGCACCAGCATGTGCACACCAACCTCGGCGGCGCCTATTGCGCGCCGTCGCTGTATCCGACCGAAGCGCTGCGCAGCGCCGCGGCCCGTGCGCTGCGCCGCCATCCGATGCTGTTCGGCGAAGCGGTCGAGCCCGACGGCTACCACCCGCTGCGCGCCGCGCTGGCGCGCCAGGCGCTGCGCTCGCGCGTGCAGCTGGCGCCGGAAGAGATCGTCATCACAAACGGCTGCACCGAGGCGCTCAACCTGGCGCTGCGCGCGGTAGCCGGTCCCGGTGACGTAATCGCGGTGGAGTCCCCGACCTACTACGGCCTGCTGCAGATCCTGGAAAGCCTGGGCATGCGCGCGCTGGAAATCCCTTGCAGCCCGCAGACCGGCATCTCGCTCGAGGCGCTGGAGCTGGCCGCGCAGCACTACGACAACATCCGTGCGGTGGCGGTGGTGCCCAACCTGCAGAACCCGCTCGGCTGCATCATGCCGGATGCGAACAAGGCGCGGCTGGTGCAGTGGTGCGAGGCGCGCGGCATCGCGCTGATCGAGGACGACTGCTTCTCGGCCACCGCCGACGGCGACACCCCGCCGGCCGCGGCCAAGGCATGGGACGAAAGCGGCAACGTGATCCACTGCGCCTCGCTGCACAAGGTGCTGGCGCCGGGCATGCGGCTGGGCTGGATTGCCGCGGGCAAGTGGCAGGCGCGCGTGGAGATGCTGAAGTTCGGGCTGTCGCGGCCCAACGAGATGCTGTCGCAGATGGCGGCGGCGGACTTCCTGGCCTCCGGCGCGCATGACCGCCACCTGCGCCGGCTGCGCACGCGGCTGCAGGCGCAGCGCGAATGGTTCGCGCAGGCGGTGGCGGCGAGCTTTCCGGCCGGCACGCGGCTGGGCGCGCCGCGCGGCGGCATGCACCTGTGGGTGGAGATGCCCGCGCAGGTCTCGTCCGAAGCGGTGTTCGACGAGGCCCTGGCGGCCGGCATCCGCGTGATGCCGGGCGTGATGTTCTCCAATGCCGGACGCTTCGACCACTGCCTGCGCATCAACTGCGGCACGCCACGCTCGACGCAGATCGAACGCGCGCTGGGAACGCTGGCCTCGGTGGTGCAGCGGCTGGCCGGCTAG
- a CDS encoding alkylhydroperoxidase: MEERMNWQDVAPDAYKAMIGLEVYLARCSLESSLKELVKIRASQINGCAFCLDMHVADARKHGESERRLNLLPAWREVSWFTPRERAALAWTEALTLLPQSQAPDADYNALREQFSEKEMADLTLLISAINAWNRFGVGFRRQPPAL, translated from the coding sequence ATGGAAGAACGGATGAACTGGCAGGACGTGGCCCCGGACGCCTACAAGGCGATGATCGGACTGGAGGTCTACCTGGCGCGCTGCTCGCTGGAATCCAGCCTGAAGGAACTGGTGAAGATCCGCGCCTCGCAGATCAACGGCTGCGCCTTCTGCCTGGACATGCACGTGGCCGACGCCCGCAAGCATGGCGAAAGCGAGCGCCGCCTGAACCTGCTGCCCGCCTGGCGCGAGGTGAGCTGGTTCACCCCGCGCGAGCGCGCCGCGCTGGCCTGGACCGAGGCACTGACACTGCTGCCGCAAAGCCAGGCGCCGGACGCGGACTACAACGCGCTGCGCGAGCAGTTCTCGGAAAAGGAAATGGCCGACCTGACGCTGCTGATCTCGGCCATCAACGCCTGGAACCGCTTCGGCGTGGGCTTCCGCCGCCAGCCGCCGGCACTGTAA
- a CDS encoding hemolysin (K09712: K09712; hypothetical protein) translates to MCVRTALWVAGAICATGCATTPAERPADTGAAIGMANPASVNCTQRGGKLQIVSTPGGQTGICTFPSGKQCEEWALMRGECSPG, encoded by the coding sequence ATGTGCGTTCGTACCGCACTGTGGGTGGCCGGCGCCATTTGCGCGACTGGCTGCGCCACCACGCCTGCAGAACGCCCGGCAGACACCGGCGCCGCCATCGGCATGGCGAACCCCGCCTCGGTCAATTGCACGCAACGCGGCGGCAAGCTGCAGATCGTGTCGACGCCCGGCGGCCAGACTGGCATCTGCACTTTTCCGTCCGGCAAGCAGTGCGAGGAGTGGGCGCTGATGCGCGGCGAATGCTCGCCGGGCTGA